From the genome of Flavobacterium sediminis:
GGTAGTGAAACAACATGGGATTTAAAGGATTCAAACGGAGTAGTGCTTTATTCCGGAGGACCTTATACAAACAAGCTACTTAACGGTACCCAGAACCTTGTCACAAATATGGTGTGGAACTTACCGTATGACGGGTGTTATAATTTTACAATTAATGATTCTTACGGAGATGGTATTTGTTGTACAAGTGGTGCAGGTAATTGGAGTATAACAACTGATTCAGGTGCCATTACAGTAGGAAGTGGTGGTAGTTTCAGTTTTGCAGAATACCTGTCGTTTAGTACAACTGTTTTAAGCAATGATGCCTTTGAAACAAATGATTTTACACTTTACCCGAATCCGGCTGAAAATATTCTCAATGTTTCAATACCATTAGAAATAACGGATGATCTAACGTATGAGATTTATAATAATTTAGGACAAATTTTGAAAGTTGGCAAAGTGACTCAAAAAGAGTTCATACTTACTATCGGAGATTGGCATGAAGGAGTATATTTTATTAAATTAAGATCAGAAAACTCAAGTTCGACTTTAAGATTTGTCAAAAACTAAATACTTGAATATATGCAAAGAGCAACATCGGATTTTTACCGGTGTTGTTTTTTTGTATATTGTTTTAAATTAAGCTTTAACCGTAACTAAGGAAGCTGCTGCTTTTGCTTTTTCCACGATTTCTTCTACCGGAGTGTCTAAGGTATCGTGTGTTAAAGCAATCCCCATTCTTCTGTAAGGGCGGGTTGTAGGCTTGCCGAAAATTCTGAAATCCGTTTTAGGCAGAGCAGCTATTTTTTCTAAACCTTCATATCGAGGGTTCTCTGAAAAATCAGAAGCAAGAATAACGGCACTAGCTCCGGCTTTTTCTAAGGTGATCTCAGCAATAGGCAAGCTTAAGATTGTTCGCAGATGCAATTCAAATTCACTGAAGTTTTGAGTTCCTGCTAAAGTTACCATTCCGGTATCGTGCGGACGAGGAGATAATTCGGAGAAATAAACACCTTCATCAGTTAAAAAGAATTCCACACCAAAAATACCGGCTCCTCCTAGAGCTTCCGTAACTTTTTTAGCCATATTCTGTGCTTCGGCAATATCCTGATCGGAGACTCTTGCCGGTTGCCAGCTTTCCTGATAATCGCCACGTTCTTGTCGGTGGCCGATCGGAGCACAAAATAATGTGGGTAATCCATTGTTTTGAGTTACCGTTAATAAGGTAATTTCGGAATGAAAATTAACAAAAGCTTCTACAATTACTTCAACAAGGTCACCTCGAGAACCTTCTACGGCATATTTCCAGGCTTTTTCAATATCAGCTTCCGTTTTGATCGTTGATTGACCTTTTCCTGATGAGCTCATTAATGGTTTTACTACACAAGGAATACCAACTTCAGCAACTGCTTTTTCTAGTCCGTCCTGAGAAGTTGCATACTTATAATTAGCTGTACGAAGTCCTAAATCTTTAGCTGCTAAATCGCGAATTGCTTTACGGTTCATGGTAAAGTTAGCGGCTTTAGCAGAAGGGACTACTGTGATGCCTTGTTTTTCATAATCATAAAAACGCTCGGTGCGGATCGCTTCAATTTCCGGAACTATAAAATCAGGTTGGTGTTTGGCTACTATTCGGTCAAGTTCGGCGCCATCTAACATGTTAATCACTTCAAATTCATGAGCCACTTGCATTGCAGGAGCATTGGAATAACTATCAACTGCAATTACATATTGCCCTAATCGTTGTGCTGCAATTACAAATTCTTTTCCTAATTCGCCGGAACCTAATAAAATTATTTTTTTACGCATGGTTGTTGTGTTGATGGTTATAAAAAAAGCCCCAAGTTCTCTCAGGGCATTTATTTAAAGGTTTTATAGTTAAGCCAAAGCTTCTTTAATTCTTTTTATCGCTTCACGCAATAGTTCTTCGCTGGTAGCATACGATAAACGTATACAGTTCGGATTGCCAAAAGCATCACCCGTTACTGTAGCTACATTGGCTTCAGCCAATAAGAACATGGCAAAGTCATTAGCGTTTTGAATTTCTTTTCCTTTGATAGTTTTTCCGAAATATTCAGAAACGTCAGGGAAGAAATAGAAAGCACCTTCCGGTTGGTTTACCTTAAAGCCGGGGATTTCAGAAAGTAATTGGTAAACAATTTCTTTTCGGTTTTTGAAAGCGTCAACCATATACTGAATCGCTGAAGGTTCGGCAGAAACAGCAGCTATAGTAGCTCTCTGAGCAATAGAGTTGGCACCACTGGTTACTTGTCCTTGAATTTTAGTACATGCTTTAGCGATAAATTCAGGAGCACCTATGTACCCGATTCTCCAGCCTGTCATGGCAAAAGCTTTTGCAACGCCGTTTACAGTGATCGTTCTGTCTTCCATTCCGGGAATGGAACCGATACTGCAATATGAATCAGTAGTATAATTGATATGTTCGTAAATCTCGTCAGAAACAACATAGATTTGCGGATGTTTTTTTAATACTTCAACTAAAGCCTCCAGTTCTGCTTTACTGTAAACAGATCCTGACGGGTTGCAGGGCGAACTGAACCACATCATTTTAGTCTTAGGTGTAATGGCAGCTTCAAGTTGTTCGGCTGTCATTTTAAAATTACTGTCAATAGCGGTAGGAACTTCAACGGGAACACCTCCCGAAAGTTTTACGATTTCAAAATAGCTAACCCAGTAAGGAGCCGGCAAGATAACTTCGTCGCCATTGTTCAGCATAACCTGTGCTACATTGTATAAGGATTGTTTAGCACCGGTTGAAACTACAATTTGAGTAGGAGTATAATGTAAATTATTATCGCGTTTGAATTTGTGACAAATAGCCTCTTTCAAATCAACATAACCATCTACCGGAGGATAAGCGCTCCAGTTGTCGTCAATAGCTTTTTTTGCCGCTTCTTTAATAAAATCGGGAGTGTTAAAATCAGGTTCTCCCAAACTTAAACTGATGATGTCTTTTCCTTGAGCTTTTAATTCGCGTGCTAAAGCAGCCATGGCTAAAGTTTGCGAAACAGCCAAATTGTTGATACGATCAGATAATACGTGATTCATATTAGATTTATTATTGTTGTGTTACTTTTACTAGGTAAATTGTGGTTTTCTTCCTAATTCTTTTAAATGTTTAAAATGCGAATAAATAGCCTGACGGGTTGTTTTGAATTCGTAATACGGTAAATTAAACTCGTGAGCCGTTTCTTTTACGATCTTAGATATTTTTTTATAATGAATATGGCTGATATTCGGAAAAATGTGATGCTCAATCTGATGGTTTAAGCCACCGGTAAAATAATTGACCAACCAGTTTTTAGGCGCAAAATTAGCAGTAGTAAACAATTGGTGCGCTGCCCAAGTGTGCTCCATTTCACCTTCTTCGTTTGGTTCCGGATTAGTAGTGTCTTCCACCACATGTGCTAATTGGAATACAACACTTAAAATTAAACCGGCAGTATAGTGCATTGCAATAAAGCCAATGAGTACTTTCCACCAAACAATTCCCAAGATCATCGGGATAACCAACCAAACGGAAAAGTAAATGGCTTTAGTGATGATTAATGTAGTCCACTGAAAAGCAGGTTTTTTAAATGCACCGTAAGATAATTGACGTTTTAAATAACGTTTCATTTGAAGGAAATCAGTAGTGATAGCCCAGTTGAAAGTTAATAAGCCGTATAAGAAAATAGAGTAATAGTGCTGAAATTTATGGAATTTGTGCCATTTTGCTTTTTCGGTAAAACGAATGATCTTTCCGGCGTCTAAATCTTCATCATGTCCGTGAATATTGGTGTATGTATGGTGTAGTACATTGTGCTGAACTTGCCAGTTATAAACATTTCCGGCCAAAATATAGATACTGCTACCCATTATTTTGTTAACCCAGTTTTTTGTAGAATAAGACCCATGGTTGCCATCGTGCATGACATTCATTCCTACTCCGGCCATTCCGATTCCTATTACAATGCTCAGAAGTAAGTATACCCAAAAAGGCATATCCATTGCAATTAAAAAGAAATAAGGAGCCAGAAATAAGCTAAACATAATAATGGTTTTCAGGTGAAGTCTCCAGTTTCCTGTTTTCTTTAAGTTATTTTCCTTGAAGTATGTGTTTACTCTTTTATTTAACGTTCTGAAAAAAGCAGCGTTATTGGTTTTTGAAAAAATAGGGGTTTTATTTTGCATAATTCATTAATTCATTGATGGTTTCAAAGGTACTAATATTCTTTTGCGAAATGCGACTTAAAAAAAATATTTCTTAACGAAAAGATGTATTTTTGTTGAAAATTTATGAGATGGATAAAATTTTGCAATACTTTCCTGATTTGTCTGAAAAACAGATAGAACAGTTCAAAATGTTACAAAGCTTGTATAACGAGTGGAACGCTAAAATAAATGTAATTTCGCGTAAGGATATTGACGAGTTGTATACCCGTCATGTATTGCATTCTTTAGGTATTGCCAAAGTTATTTCGTTTAAAGACGGAGCAAAGGTCATGGATGTGGGGACCGGAGGTGGGTTTCCGGGAATTCCACTGGCTATTTTGTTTCCGAATGTAGATTTTTATTTGATCGACGTTATCGCTAAAAAGATTAAAGTGGTTACGGAAGTGGCGAATGCCTTAGGTTTGAAAAATGTTAAAGCAGAACAAAAACGTGCCGAATTGGTCAAAGAAGAATTTGATTTTATTGTAAGTCGTGCCGTAACGAATATGCCCGATTTTGTAAAATGGATAAAAGGAAGAGTGGCTAAAGACTCTGTACATGAAATGAAAAACGGAATTTTATATTTAAAAGGAGGTGATCTGGCTGAAGAATTAGCAGTATATCAGAATGTACAACTTTTTGATCTGGCGGATATTTTTGAGGGTGAATTTTTTGAAACCAAAAAGGTGGTTTACCTGCCTATGAAGTATAATAAGAAAAACTAAAAAATCCCGCAATTGCGGGACTTTTTATATGTTGAATTATCCTAAGAATGGATATCTGTAATCTTCCGGAACAATAAGTGTTTCTTTAATTGTTCTTGGAGAAACCCAACGCAATAGGTTCAGGATTGAACCGGCTTTGTCATTAGTTCCTGATGCTCTTGCGCCGCCAAACGGTTGGTTTCCTACAACAGCACCTGTCGGTTTGTCGTTAATGTAGAAATTTCCGGCAGCATTTTGTAAAGCAAGGGTTGCTTCTTCAATAGCATAACGATCCTGACTGAAAATAGCACCTGTTAAAGCATATTCAGAAGTGGTATCAACTAATTCTAAAGTTTTAGCCCATTTTTCGTCTTCATATACATAAATCGTAACTACAGGTCCGAAAAGTTCCGTTTCCATAGTTTTGTATTTCGGATTAGTTGTTAAGATAACCGTTGGTTCCACAAACCATCCTTTTGATTTGTCATAACCGCCACCTAAAATAATTTCGGCATCGCTATCTTGTTTCGCTTGTTCGATATATGAAACTAATTTGTTGAATGATCCTTCGTGAATAACCGCTGTGAAGAAGTTCGATAAATCTTCAGGCGACCCCATTTTAATGGATTGAACGTCTGTCGTTAATTGTTCTTTTACAGCCGGCCATAAACTTTGTGGGATGTATACTCTTGAAGCAGCACTACATTTTTGTCCTTGGAACTCAAAAGCACCGCGAACAATTCCTGTTACTACTTGTTTTACATTAGCAGACGGGTGAGCTAAGATAAAATCTTTACCACCGGTTTCACCTACAATTCTCGGATATGTTTTATAGTTATGAATGTTGGCGCCAACTTTAGCCCATAAGTCTTTAAATACATGCGTTGATCCTGTAAAGTGAATACCTGCAAAATCCGGACTTGCTAATAGCGTGTCGGTTACCATTACAGGGTCTCCGTAAACTACATTGATCACACCGTCAGGAACACCGGCTTCTTTGAAAATGTCTACAATAATTTTAGCTGAGAAAATTTGGCTGTCACTAGGTTTCCAAACGACAACATTCCCATCATGGCAGCACTTGAAGGCAAGTTAGCAGCAATGGCAGTAAAGTTAAACGGCGTAATCGCATAAACAAAACCTTCTAACGGACGGTGTTCTACACGATTCCAAACAGAAGAATCTGAAATAGGTTGTTCTTTATAGATCTGCGTCATGTATTCCACGTTGAAACGCAAGAAATCGGTTAATTCACAAGCAGCATCTATTTCTGCCTGATGAACCGTTTTAGATTGCGCAA
Proteins encoded in this window:
- a CDS encoding T9SS type A sorting domain-containing protein; amino-acid sequence: MYRRACNPTHKILLYNRGTSDLTAATLTYNVDGGGNYNYSWSGIIEPDKYELITIYTTETTGVLNISLASVNGGVDERSSNNNSSKVFDFGQLPTDYPFENFVFNLVGDRWGSETTWDLKDSNGVVLYSGGPYTNKLLNGTQNLVTNMVWNLPYDGCYNFTINDSYGDGICCTSGAGNWSITTDSGAITVGSGGSFSFAEYLSFSTTVLSNDAFETNDFTLYPNPAENILNVSIPLEITDDLTYEIYNNLGQILKVGKVTQKEFILTIGDWHEGVYFIKLRSENSSSTLRFVKN
- the purT gene encoding formate-dependent phosphoribosylglycinamide formyltransferase → MRKKIILLGSGELGKEFVIAAQRLGQYVIAVDSYSNAPAMQVAHEFEVINMLDGAELDRIVAKHQPDFIVPEIEAIRTERFYDYEKQGITVVPSAKAANFTMNRKAIRDLAAKDLGLRTANYKYATSQDGLEKAVAEVGIPCVVKPLMSSSGKGQSTIKTEADIEKAWKYAVEGSRGDLVEVIVEAFVNFHSEITLLTVTQNNGLPTLFCAPIGHRQERGDYQESWQPARVSDQDIAEAQNMAKKVTEALGGAGIFGVEFFLTDEGVYFSELSPRPHDTGMVTLAGTQNFSEFELHLRTILSLPIAEITLEKAGASAVILASDFSENPRYEGLEKIAALPKTDFRIFGKPTTRPYRRMGIALTHDTLDTPVEEIVEKAKAAASLVTVKA
- a CDS encoding pyridoxal phosphate-dependent aminotransferase, with product MNHVLSDRINNLAVSQTLAMAALARELKAQGKDIISLSLGEPDFNTPDFIKEAAKKAIDDNWSAYPPVDGYVDLKEAICHKFKRDNNLHYTPTQIVVSTGAKQSLYNVAQVMLNNGDEVILPAPYWVSYFEIVKLSGGVPVEVPTAIDSNFKMTAEQLEAAITPKTKMMWFSSPCNPSGSVYSKAELEALVEVLKKHPQIYVVSDEIYEHINYTTDSYCSIGSIPGMEDRTITVNGVAKAFAMTGWRIGYIGAPEFIAKACTKIQGQVTSGANSIAQRATIAAVSAEPSAIQYMVDAFKNRKEIVYQLLSEIPGFKVNQPEGAFYFFPDVSEYFGKTIKGKEIQNANDFAMFLLAEANVATVTGDAFGNPNCIRLSYATSEELLREAIKRIKEALA
- a CDS encoding fatty acid desaturase family protein, producing MQNKTPIFSKTNNAAFFRTLNKRVNTYFKENNLKKTGNWRLHLKTIIMFSLFLAPYFFLIAMDMPFWVYLLLSIVIGIGMAGVGMNVMHDGNHGSYSTKNWVNKIMGSSIYILAGNVYNWQVQHNVLHHTYTNIHGHDEDLDAGKIIRFTEKAKWHKFHKFQHYYSIFLYGLLTFNWAITTDFLQMKRYLKRQLSYGAFKKPAFQWTTLIITKAIYFSVWLVIPMILGIVWWKVLIGFIAMHYTAGLILSVVFQLAHVVEDTTNPEPNEEGEMEHTWAAHQLFTTANFAPKNWLVNYFTGGLNHQIEHHIFPNISHIHYKKISKIVKETAHEFNLPYYEFKTTRQAIYSHFKHLKELGRKPQFT
- the rsmG gene encoding 16S rRNA (guanine(527)-N(7))-methyltransferase RsmG, with translation MDKILQYFPDLSEKQIEQFKMLQSLYNEWNAKINVISRKDIDELYTRHVLHSLGIAKVISFKDGAKVMDVGTGGGFPGIPLAILFPNVDFYLIDVIAKKIKVVTEVANALGLKNVKAEQKRAELVKEEFDFIVSRAVTNMPDFVKWIKGRVAKDSVHEMKNGILYLKGGDLAEELAVYQNVQLFDLADIFEGEFFETKKVVYLPMKYNKKN